From a region of the Sagittula sp. P11 genome:
- a CDS encoding type VI secretion system Vgr family protein → MGKLSTALGKDVLVLQRFEGLDRMNGLFEYHVACLSENEDINFDDLLGTNATVTLKSQDDSDKFFSGLVTEARWLGAGDNGIRYELTLKPWFWLATLRRNQRIFHEKTVIEILQELLSPYGTLTVNTQGSYPTLEYTVQFNESDFDFAVRMMERHGISYFFKMSDGNHDMVLTDSVESHDVLGSFPVKPYVGHHQEDTEHLWEWRPERRMTTGAIRMTDYNFKTPTTVMEKDQTGSAAYAHGQIESFDWPGDYLDPGRGGEMVSLGLDRAQGHDKRYEAMGDIVGLVSGLKITVSGDSSEVPGKGDEYLCLVAHHSYTSDNYGSGGTSGDGFAFTARYVMMPVTAPLIPEKKSRRADVRGPMTALVVGAEGEEIDCDEYGRILVRFPWDLSDARSMRCRVSQNWGGGSWGGMIIPRIGMEVVVEFLDGDPDKPLVTGCVYNGKNMVAYPLPAHKTKSVFRTDSHKATGFNEMVFEDEPGQENIAFKAQQDWSRLVLNDSISRVKRHDIESVGMNKMVEVGNNLKMEAGGSVNISSGGTGPNIKNLLGGIGGLMGKSQSLVKKGASEGGGSSGGDLGKFASTIGAKDLGFISGDGGAGRTGMHGADEEGKDANHKLREDGSKYGESGYSLFKSPGVVNTFASNFRSDTTGVASVESVGLTKILNVGGAVKEQVGKKMTTDVGEDIEMTSGKSILNKTMKHTLIATQKFTIAAPGATIEMDASGITIKAFSMKVQCPSVDFNMGAPSQATVLQAPQAFCEECQGTAGGD, encoded by the coding sequence ATGGGGAAGTTGTCGACCGCGCTCGGCAAGGACGTATTGGTCCTCCAGCGGTTCGAAGGTTTGGACCGGATGAACGGGCTCTTCGAATACCATGTGGCATGCCTGTCCGAAAACGAGGACATCAATTTCGATGACCTGCTGGGCACGAACGCCACGGTGACGCTCAAGTCCCAGGACGACTCCGACAAGTTCTTCAGCGGTCTGGTGACCGAGGCGCGCTGGCTGGGCGCCGGCGACAACGGCATCCGGTACGAGCTGACGCTGAAGCCGTGGTTCTGGCTGGCGACCCTGCGGCGCAACCAGCGGATCTTCCACGAGAAGACCGTGATCGAGATCCTCCAGGAGCTGCTGAGCCCCTACGGGACATTGACGGTCAACACCCAGGGCTCCTACCCGACGCTGGAATACACCGTACAGTTCAACGAAAGCGACTTCGACTTTGCCGTGCGGATGATGGAACGCCACGGCATCAGCTACTTCTTCAAGATGAGCGACGGCAACCACGACATGGTGCTGACCGATTCCGTCGAAAGCCACGACGTGCTGGGCAGTTTCCCGGTGAAGCCCTACGTCGGCCACCACCAGGAAGACACCGAACACCTGTGGGAATGGCGCCCGGAACGGCGGATGACCACCGGCGCCATCCGGATGACAGACTACAACTTCAAGACGCCCACCACCGTGATGGAGAAGGATCAGACCGGCAGCGCCGCCTATGCGCACGGGCAGATCGAAAGCTTCGACTGGCCGGGCGACTACCTCGATCCCGGACGCGGCGGCGAGATGGTCTCGCTCGGGCTCGACCGGGCGCAGGGCCATGACAAGCGGTACGAGGCGATGGGCGACATCGTGGGTCTCGTCTCCGGCCTGAAGATCACCGTTTCGGGCGACAGTTCGGAGGTGCCGGGCAAGGGCGACGAATACCTCTGCCTTGTCGCGCACCATTCCTACACCTCCGACAACTACGGCTCGGGCGGCACCTCCGGCGACGGGTTCGCCTTTACCGCGCGCTACGTGATGATGCCGGTGACCGCCCCGCTGATCCCGGAGAAGAAAAGCCGCCGCGCCGATGTGCGCGGGCCGATGACCGCGCTCGTCGTGGGCGCCGAGGGCGAAGAGATCGATTGCGACGAATACGGCCGCATCCTCGTCCGCTTCCCCTGGGACCTCAGCGACGCGCGCTCCATGCGCTGCCGCGTGTCGCAGAACTGGGGCGGCGGAAGCTGGGGCGGCATGATCATCCCGCGCATCGGGATGGAGGTGGTCGTCGAATTCCTCGACGGCGACCCGGACAAGCCGCTGGTGACGGGCTGCGTCTACAATGGCAAGAACATGGTCGCCTACCCCCTGCCCGCCCACAAGACGAAGTCGGTCTTCCGCACCGACAGCCACAAGGCCACCGGCTTCAACGAGATGGTCTTCGAGGACGAGCCGGGCCAGGAAAACATCGCCTTCAAGGCGCAGCAGGACTGGTCGCGGCTGGTGCTCAACGACTCGATCAGCCGGGTGAAACGGCACGACATCGAGAGCGTCGGCATGAACAAGATGGTCGAGGTCGGCAACAACCTGAAGATGGAGGCCGGCGGCTCGGTCAACATCTCCTCGGGCGGCACCGGCCCCAACATCAAGAACCTGCTGGGCGGCATCGGCGGCCTGATGGGCAAGTCGCAGTCGCTGGTGAAGAAGGGCGCGTCCGAAGGCGGCGGCTCGTCCGGCGGCGACCTGGGCAAGTTCGCCAGCACCATCGGCGCCAAGGATCTCGGTTTCATCTCCGGCGACGGCGGGGCCGGACGGACGGGGATGCACGGCGCCGACGAGGAAGGCAAGGACGCCAACCACAAGCTGCGCGAGGACGGCTCCAAGTACGGCGAAAGCGGCTATTCCCTGTTCAAGAGCCCGGGCGTGGTCAACACCTTCGCGTCGAACTTCCGCTCGGACACCACCGGGGTCGCGTCTGTGGAATCGGTCGGCCTGACCAAGATCCTGAACGTCGGCGGCGCGGTGAAGGAGCAGGTCGGCAAGAAGATGACCACCGATGTCGGCGAGGACATCGAGATGACCTCCGGCAAGTCCATCCTGAACAAGACGATGAAGCACACGCTGATCGCCACGCAGAAGTTCACGATCGCCGCGCCCGGCGCCACGATCGAGATGGACGCCTCCGGCATCACCATCAAGGCGTTCAGCATGAAGGTGCAGTGCCCCTCGGTGGACTTCAACATGGGCGCGCCCAGCCAGGCGACGGTGTTGCAGGCGCCCCAGGCCTTCTGCGAAGAATGCCAGGGCACGGCAGGGGGTGATTGA
- the repC gene encoding replication initiation protein RepC, whose translation MTVACIFQNAEQIQSPGGYLRSLSMRGAEGAFSTKPMVMALLNGGGRRAA comes from the coding sequence GTGACCGTGGCCTGCATCTTCCAGAATGCCGAACAGATCCAGAGCCCGGGCGGCTATCTCCGCAGTCTCTCGATGCGCGGCGCGGAAGGTGCATTTTCGACCAAGCCGATGGTGATGGCGCTGCTCAATGGCGGTGGACGGCGGGCGGCGTGA
- a CDS encoding PAAR domain-containing protein, translating to MGQPICCLGDMHTCNITIPASPVSPAIKHLGGPVVQPGQFHVRVMGRPVAVVTGQTICMNLIIPPGAPPVPTPDPMVKGSMMVRINNLPVMRITDLCSHGGQMSTGNPMVKIAM from the coding sequence ATGGGACAACCGATTTGCTGTCTCGGCGACATGCACACCTGCAACATCACCATCCCGGCCAGCCCGGTCAGCCCCGCGATCAAGCACCTCGGCGGGCCGGTCGTCCAGCCGGGCCAGTTCCACGTCCGCGTGATGGGGCGCCCGGTGGCCGTCGTGACAGGTCAGACGATCTGCATGAACCTCATCATCCCGCCCGGCGCGCCGCCGGTGCCGACGCCCGACCCGATGGTCAAGGGATCGATGATGGTGCGGATCAACAACCTGCCGGTGATGCGGATCACCGACCTCTGTTCCCACGGCGGGCAGATGTCGACCGGCAACCCCATGGTCAAGATCGCCATGTGA
- a CDS encoding DUF6505 family protein, producing the protein MNLARAIHVDESDQYVFANPARTGEWCISGGFEFSDWTEGDLTGKQRQAFANGWLGLETGGRVTFVAVTPVTPEEVADLEVKLAQHFVTYYGAPSVDAARPVAREEIFHMADLCEEHAPNTLLTVMRDLTEAGVREVFRVIDPEDADLDQFAVHGSLDE; encoded by the coding sequence ATGAACCTCGCCCGCGCGATCCACGTGGACGAAAGCGACCAGTACGTCTTTGCCAACCCGGCGCGCACCGGGGAATGGTGCATCTCCGGCGGGTTCGAGTTCTCCGACTGGACGGAGGGCGACCTCACCGGCAAGCAGCGGCAGGCCTTCGCCAACGGCTGGCTGGGGCTGGAAACCGGCGGGCGCGTCACCTTCGTCGCCGTCACCCCCGTCACGCCCGAAGAGGTCGCCGACCTCGAGGTGAAGCTGGCGCAGCACTTCGTCACTTACTACGGCGCGCCCTCGGTCGATGCCGCCCGCCCCGTCGCCCGCGAAGAGATCTTCCACATGGCCGACCTCTGCGAGGAACACGCGCCCAACACCCTGCTGACCGTCATGCGCGACCTGACCGAGGCCGGCGTGCGCGAGGTTTTCCGTGTGATCGATCCGGAGGATGCCGACCTCGACCAGTTCGCCGTGCACGGCTCGCTGGACGAGTGA
- a CDS encoding biotin/lipoate--protein ligase family protein, with protein sequence MSDLAFPPAMFGEKVDGDPAETAILRAIQGVDAGLITYRIASDQVGAALVFAPEVPLAQAMTMLPLCGVGFQNALGALAPPEVAVHLGWNGGLRVNGALCGRMRAFASSTDPEAVPDWLVIAWQLILLPLTEDTGTDPDRTALYAEGCADVDPGMLVEAWARHTLNWIAKWEDAGPRALAAEWRGLAHGVGDDTVHDGRKGTFLGVDEDFGMLLRDADGTHLISLTTLLEDTP encoded by the coding sequence ATGAGCGACCTCGCCTTCCCCCCGGCCATGTTCGGCGAGAAGGTCGACGGCGACCCGGCAGAGACGGCGATCCTGCGGGCGATCCAGGGGGTGGATGCGGGCCTCATCACGTACCGCATCGCCTCGGACCAGGTGGGGGCCGCGCTGGTCTTTGCCCCCGAGGTGCCGCTGGCGCAGGCGATGACCATGCTGCCCCTTTGTGGCGTGGGCTTCCAGAACGCGCTTGGCGCCCTCGCCCCGCCCGAAGTGGCCGTGCACCTGGGCTGGAACGGCGGGCTGCGGGTCAACGGCGCGCTCTGCGGCCGGATGCGGGCCTTTGCGTCTTCCACCGATCCGGAGGCCGTGCCCGACTGGCTGGTGATCGCCTGGCAGCTCATCCTGCTGCCGCTGACGGAGGACACGGGGACGGACCCGGACCGCACCGCGCTTTACGCCGAAGGCTGCGCCGACGTCGATCCCGGGATGCTGGTCGAGGCATGGGCCCGCCACACCCTCAACTGGATCGCCAAGTGGGAAGACGCGGGCCCCCGCGCGCTGGCCGCCGAATGGCGCGGGCTGGCGCATGGCGTTGGCGACGACACGGTGCACGACGGCCGCAAGGGCACCTTCCTCGGCGTCGACGAAGACTTCGGGATGCTCCTGCGCGACGCGGATGGCACCCACCTGATCTCGCTCACCACCCTGCTGGAGGACACGCCATGA
- a CDS encoding SMI1/KNR4 family protein → MPQDPIIAPEGSAWPDEAALSDAVAELEAALGTTLPEPYRSFLLTYGGGAPYPLIFDYAPDEDDPERFLDRLNRPARVQELFTGKTFGDGTPQGFAAIGEDPGGLIVLLSLHPGDFGAIYAWSATAEPWGGPNNAPDMLVPLGPDFGAFMASLYETEDLMGYEHWSTPQRRALQRDLVLP, encoded by the coding sequence ATGCCACAAGATCCGATCATCGCCCCCGAAGGCAGCGCCTGGCCCGACGAAGCCGCGCTGTCCGACGCCGTGGCAGAGCTGGAGGCCGCGCTCGGCACCACCCTGCCCGAGCCCTACCGCAGCTTCCTGCTGACCTATGGCGGCGGCGCGCCCTACCCGCTGATCTTCGACTACGCCCCCGACGAGGACGATCCGGAACGCTTCCTCGACCGGCTGAACCGGCCCGCCCGCGTGCAGGAACTGTTCACCGGCAAGACCTTCGGCGACGGCACCCCGCAGGGATTTGCCGCCATCGGCGAGGACCCCGGCGGGCTGATCGTGCTCCTGTCGCTGCATCCGGGCGATTTCGGCGCGATCTACGCCTGGTCCGCCACCGCAGAACCCTGGGGCGGCCCGAACAACGCCCCTGACATGTTGGTGCCCCTGGGGCCCGATTTCGGCGCTTTCATGGCCTCGCTCTATGAAACCGAGGACCTCATGGGCTACGAACACTGGAGCACGCCGCAGCGCCGCGCCCTGCAGCGGGACCTCGTGCTGCCATGA
- a CDS encoding DUF4123 domain-containing protein, translating into MNEVVTHMSDPAASADEALALALEKACGPDQVAYLLVDASKSPATQFIIETMTDDALCLFDGQAFEDLAAYAPWLVPLNGSGRRVFDWFMEEGWNKDWGLFLIAGPEAKKVKTSLKRSLRVKTEDDKELFFKFYRPSVFNTYLPAMEPEQCAYVLRDLSQVWAEDSDNPNLVHRYAIREGTLRRADLSLTVAEDA; encoded by the coding sequence ATGAACGAAGTGGTCACGCACATGTCGGACCCGGCAGCCAGCGCGGACGAGGCGCTGGCCCTTGCGCTGGAAAAGGCCTGCGGTCCGGACCAGGTTGCCTACCTGCTGGTCGACGCCAGCAAGTCGCCCGCGACACAGTTCATCATCGAGACCATGACCGACGACGCGCTGTGCCTGTTCGACGGACAGGCCTTCGAGGATCTGGCCGCCTATGCCCCGTGGCTGGTGCCGCTGAACGGCTCCGGCCGGCGGGTGTTCGACTGGTTCATGGAGGAAGGCTGGAACAAGGACTGGGGCCTGTTCCTGATCGCCGGGCCGGAGGCGAAGAAGGTGAAGACTTCGCTCAAGCGGTCCCTGCGGGTCAAGACGGAGGACGACAAGGAGCTGTTCTTCAAGTTCTACCGTCCCAGCGTCTTCAACACCTACCTGCCCGCCATGGAACCGGAGCAATGCGCCTACGTGCTGCGTGACCTGTCGCAGGTCTGGGCCGAGGACTCCGACAATCCCAACCTCGTGCACCGCTATGCCATCCGCGAAGGCACCCTGCGCCGTGCCGACCTGAGCCTGACTGTCGCCGAGGATGCCTGA
- a CDS encoding LuxR C-terminal-related transcriptional regulator has product MRILVVEDIAETRRWLCAIVEEVFAGAQVSQAETLRQARGLLEQPQDLALIDLGLPDGSGLDLLRQIRDSRAATICVVTTVLGDDASVVGALSAGAQGYLLKENPASLLAHQLRQIHLGLPALSPSIARRIMEHFSLTGPSAPPTHGLTDRETEVLALISRGLRNSEVARELGLAETTVASYIKSIYGKLGISSRAEASWHATRLGLNRDGIGPRRG; this is encoded by the coding sequence ATGCGGATCCTTGTCGTCGAAGATATTGCCGAGACCCGCCGCTGGCTCTGTGCCATCGTCGAGGAGGTTTTTGCAGGCGCGCAGGTCTCGCAGGCCGAGACGCTGCGGCAGGCACGCGGGCTGCTGGAACAGCCGCAGGATCTGGCGCTTATCGACCTGGGTCTGCCGGACGGGTCAGGCCTCGACCTGCTGAGGCAGATCAGGGACAGCCGCGCCGCCACGATCTGCGTCGTCACCACCGTGCTCGGTGATGATGCCAGCGTCGTGGGCGCCCTCTCTGCGGGGGCGCAAGGCTACCTCCTCAAGGAGAACCCGGCCTCGCTGCTGGCTCATCAGTTGCGCCAGATCCATCTGGGCCTGCCCGCGCTTTCGCCTTCGATCGCGCGGCGGATCATGGAGCATTTCAGCCTGACCGGCCCGAGTGCACCGCCCACCCACGGGCTCACTGATCGCGAGACAGAGGTCCTGGCGCTTATTTCGCGCGGGCTGCGCAACAGCGAGGTGGCGCGCGAGCTCGGCCTCGCGGAGACAACGGTGGCAAGCTACATCAAGTCGATCTACGGCAAGCTCGGCATTTCGTCTCGCGCCGAGGCGTCATGGCATGCAACGCGGCTTGGGCTGAACCGCGACGGCATCGGACCCCGGCGCGGCTAG
- a CDS encoding Mrp/NBP35 family ATP-binding protein, which produces MASREEILEILKTVSAPSGEDIVAAGVVRALGVADSGVRFVLEVPPGQADKWQPVKTKAEEALAAAGVGNVNIAVTADAPPPGLGAKPKPKPQGPQKIPGVDHLIAIASGKGGVGKSTVSANLACSLAQQGKRVGLLDADVYGPSQPRMLGVSGRPASPDGKTILPLRNHGVTMMSIGLMTNEDQAVVWRGPMLMGALQQMMMQVQWGALDVLIVDLPPGTGDVQMTLAQKAQVDGAVIVSTPQDVALLDARKGIDMFKQLNVPILGMIENMSTHICSKCGHEEHVFGHGGVAAEAAKLGVPLLAEIPLDLQIRLASDGGAPIVVSQPDSPQAQGFHAVATALIKGALA; this is translated from the coding sequence TTGGCATCGCGTGAAGAGATCCTCGAGATCCTGAAGACCGTCTCCGCGCCCTCGGGCGAGGACATCGTGGCCGCCGGCGTGGTCCGTGCGCTCGGCGTGGCCGACAGCGGCGTGCGCTTCGTGCTGGAGGTCCCGCCGGGACAGGCCGACAAGTGGCAGCCGGTCAAGACGAAGGCCGAAGAGGCGCTGGCCGCCGCCGGCGTGGGCAACGTCAACATCGCGGTGACCGCAGACGCCCCGCCGCCCGGCCTCGGCGCCAAGCCGAAACCGAAGCCGCAGGGCCCGCAAAAGATCCCCGGCGTCGATCACCTGATCGCCATCGCCTCCGGCAAGGGCGGCGTGGGCAAGTCCACGGTGTCCGCCAACCTCGCCTGCTCGCTGGCGCAGCAGGGTAAGCGCGTGGGCCTGCTGGACGCCGACGTCTACGGCCCGTCGCAGCCGAGGATGCTGGGGGTCTCCGGCCGCCCCGCCTCGCCCGACGGCAAGACGATCCTGCCGCTGCGCAACCACGGCGTCACCATGATGTCCATCGGCCTGATGACCAACGAGGACCAGGCCGTGGTCTGGCGCGGTCCGATGCTGATGGGCGCGCTGCAGCAGATGATGATGCAGGTGCAATGGGGCGCGCTCGACGTGCTGATCGTCGACCTGCCGCCCGGCACCGGCGACGTGCAGATGACGCTGGCACAGAAGGCGCAGGTGGACGGTGCAGTCATCGTCTCCACCCCGCAGGACGTGGCGCTTCTGGACGCGCGCAAGGGCATCGACATGTTCAAACAGCTGAACGTCCCGATCCTCGGGATGATCGAGAACATGTCGACGCACATCTGCTCCAAGTGCGGGCACGAGGAACACGTCTTCGGCCATGGCGGCGTCGCGGCAGAGGCGGCAAAGCTGGGCGTGCCCCTGCTGGCAGAGATCCCGCTGGACCTGCAGATCCGGCTGGCGTCGGACGGCGGCGCGCCCATCGTGGTCAGCCAGCCCGACAGCCCGCAGGCGCAGGGTTTCCACGCGGTGGCCACCGCGCTCATCAAGGGTGCGCTGGCATGA
- a CDS encoding invasion associated locus B family protein, translating to MSLRTFACIAAFACPSLSAPVSAQEDVANGQKFGAWTVSCEALGKNRTTCILTQTLSRDTDNAFIAQMMAFWSSDGSQRFIAARVPMGAYLPSGFAIRAEESDEAIPFVWQSCFGDVCEAMRQVDGEEIDTVALEKGTVLGSFRPRLGMEPFVFRFSMEGLDAGLEALRPAAAE from the coding sequence ATGTCCTTGCGCACATTCGCCTGTATCGCCGCCTTTGCCTGCCCGTCGCTCTCCGCGCCCGTAAGCGCGCAGGAGGATGTCGCCAACGGCCAGAAATTCGGCGCGTGGACGGTGTCCTGCGAGGCGCTCGGCAAGAACCGCACCACCTGCATTCTGACACAGACCCTGAGCCGCGATACCGACAATGCCTTCATCGCGCAGATGATGGCCTTCTGGTCGTCGGACGGCAGCCAGCGCTTCATCGCTGCGCGCGTGCCCATGGGCGCCTACCTGCCCTCCGGCTTTGCGATCAGGGCCGAGGAATCCGACGAGGCGATCCCCTTCGTCTGGCAGTCCTGCTTTGGCGACGTCTGCGAGGCCATGCGCCAGGTCGACGGCGAAGAGATCGACACCGTCGCGCTGGAGAAGGGCACCGTGCTGGGCAGCTTCCGCCCCCGGCTGGGGATGGAGCCGTTCGTCTTCCGCTTCTCGATGGAAGGGCTGGACGCCGGGCTCGAGGCGCTGCGCCCCGCTGCCGCGGAGTGA
- a CDS encoding HNH endonuclease, with protein MSKYLKDEGVDPEAVRAQHKQVDDMYKDIATEIGFAVGGAIPGAGIAVDAASAVRSAWQGDWFGAAVDVFGMIPGWGDAAKAAKVTDKVNTIRRTIDVARTGLKASYRQTKQAAAKYWDDVVKKQKAAYEAAAKKCNGTKECLEKLEKMKYPPHYDQVPTNGTWTSGSKGDGWFQPADASKPPIKYTNGFPDLSPHSKGNVDIPMKGNHSSDFTNADKAMREQLGDDNWTRPEGYTWHHHENGTTMQLVPQDIHSTSKGGYATHTGGAALYKGSHQSEF; from the coding sequence ATGAGCAAGTACCTGAAGGACGAAGGCGTCGATCCGGAGGCCGTGCGCGCCCAGCACAAGCAGGTCGACGACATGTACAAGGACATCGCGACCGAGATCGGCTTTGCCGTCGGCGGCGCGATCCCCGGTGCCGGCATCGCGGTCGACGCGGCCTCGGCGGTGCGCTCGGCGTGGCAGGGCGACTGGTTCGGCGCGGCGGTCGACGTCTTCGGCATGATCCCCGGCTGGGGGGATGCCGCGAAGGCGGCCAAGGTCACCGACAAGGTCAACACCATCCGCCGCACCATCGACGTTGCACGGACCGGGCTGAAGGCATCCTACCGGCAGACCAAGCAGGCGGCGGCGAAATACTGGGACGACGTCGTCAAGAAGCAGAAGGCGGCCTACGAGGCCGCGGCCAAGAAGTGCAACGGCACGAAGGAATGCCTCGAGAAGCTCGAGAAGATGAAATACCCGCCGCATTACGACCAGGTGCCGACCAACGGCACATGGACCAGCGGCAGCAAGGGCGACGGCTGGTTCCAGCCCGCCGACGCCTCGAAGCCCCCGATCAAGTACACTAACGGCTTTCCGGACCTCTCGCCGCATTCGAAGGGCAACGTCGACATCCCGATGAAGGGCAACCATTCGTCGGATTTCACCAATGCCGACAAGGCGATGCGCGAACAGCTGGGCGACGACAACTGGACCCGGCCCGAAGGCTACACTTGGCACCACCACGAAAACGGCACGACGATGCAGCTTGTGCCGCAGGACATCCATTCGACCAGCAAGGGCGGCTACGCCACGCACACCGGCGGCGCCGCGCTTTACAAGGGCAGCCACCAGTCCGAATTCTAA
- a CDS encoding cache domain-containing protein, protein MRSIRVRLLFLALAPLVILTPLLLLVGMTRWTADYDKVLIANVESDLRIAEQYLARIMTTTGEDLSGVAGSVGFAEELDASEAALQAYLDDTRRALGLDILYYLPGGQTSDWPVIDSALKGTPATAIDLFDAETLTAFSPDLAARARIELIPTRAAVPTDRTVEDRGMVVHAATPVRLPGHDGALVGGILLNRNLQFIDTINALVYLNAVTGGDRQGTATLFLDDVRVSTNVRLFEDVRALGTRVSAVVRRQVLDEQETWLDRAFVVNDWYISGYLPLHDSFGEAVGMLYVGFLEAPFTHAKRTAFVIMLAAFAAVVLLSAPLFLWLAKGVFDPLEQMTRTMRRVQDGDLSARNAVPRSGDEIGQVAGHLDDLLDQVQERDTQLRAWASELNQRVEERTAELREANAKLEDTWRQLVMSEKLASIGEITAGVAHEINNPVAVIQGNLDVLRETLGDAAQPVQTEIDLIDGQVARINAIVGKLLQFARPDDFSGTERAVDLAPVVRDCLVLVEHVLTRADIRVETALAEAPRVAIGAGEMQQVVINLVVNAVHAMEHSGTIFLTLDAEDRNGRPGAALRVRDTGPGVPEKLLDTVFDPFFTTKQAEGTGLGLSISQTLIQRAGGRISYRNPPEGGAEFLVWLPASGET, encoded by the coding sequence CTGCGTTCCATCCGGGTGCGGCTGCTGTTCCTTGCGCTGGCGCCGCTGGTTATCCTGACGCCCCTCCTGCTGCTGGTGGGCATGACCCGCTGGACGGCGGACTACGACAAGGTGCTGATCGCAAACGTCGAATCCGACCTGCGCATCGCCGAGCAATACCTTGCCCGGATCATGACCACCACCGGCGAGGACCTGTCCGGCGTGGCGGGCAGCGTCGGTTTCGCCGAAGAACTCGACGCCTCCGAGGCCGCGTTGCAGGCATATCTCGACGACACGCGGCGGGCGCTCGGGCTCGACATCCTCTATTACCTGCCGGGCGGGCAGACGTCGGACTGGCCGGTGATCGACAGTGCGCTGAAGGGCACGCCCGCCACCGCCATCGACCTCTTCGACGCCGAGACGCTCACCGCCTTCTCACCCGATCTGGCCGCCCGCGCGCGGATCGAGCTGATCCCGACCCGCGCCGCCGTGCCCACCGACCGCACGGTCGAGGACCGCGGCATGGTCGTGCACGCCGCGACGCCCGTCCGCCTGCCCGGCCATGACGGCGCGCTGGTGGGCGGCATCCTCCTGAACCGCAACCTGCAGTTCATCGACACGATCAACGCGCTGGTCTACCTGAACGCCGTCACCGGCGGCGACCGGCAGGGCACCGCGACGCTGTTCCTCGACGACGTGCGGGTCTCGACCAACGTGCGCCTGTTCGAGGATGTGCGCGCGCTTGGCACGCGGGTCTCTGCCGTGGTGCGCAGGCAGGTGCTGGACGAGCAGGAGACATGGCTCGACCGGGCCTTCGTCGTCAACGACTGGTACATCTCCGGCTACCTGCCGCTGCACGACAGTTTCGGCGAGGCGGTGGGCATGCTCTACGTCGGTTTCCTCGAAGCGCCCTTCACCCATGCCAAGCGCACCGCCTTCGTCATCATGCTGGCCGCCTTCGCCGCCGTGGTGCTGCTGTCCGCGCCCCTGTTCCTGTGGCTGGCCAAGGGCGTCTTCGACCCGCTGGAACAGATGACCCGGACCATGCGGCGCGTGCAGGACGGCGACCTGTCCGCCCGCAATGCCGTGCCCCGCTCCGGGGACGAGATCGGACAGGTGGCGGGACACCTCGACGACCTTCTCGACCAGGTGCAGGAGCGCGACACACAGCTGCGCGCATGGGCGTCCGAGCTGAACCAGAGGGTCGAGGAACGCACCGCCGAACTGCGCGAGGCCAACGCCAAGCTGGAGGACACCTGGCGGCAACTGGTGATGAGCGAAAAGCTTGCCTCCATCGGCGAGATCACCGCCGGCGTCGCGCATGAGATCAACAACCCGGTGGCGGTCATCCAGGGCAACCTCGACGTGCTGCGCGAGACGCTGGGCGACGCCGCCCAACCCGTCCAGACAGAGATCGACCTGATCGACGGGCAGGTCGCGCGGATCAACGCCATCGTCGGCAAGCTGCTGCAATTCGCCCGGCCCGACGACTTCTCGGGGACGGAACGCGCGGTGGACCTTGCCCCGGTGGTGCGCGACTGCCTCGTGCTGGTGGAACACGTCCTGACCCGCGCCGACATCCGTGTCGAAACCGCGCTGGCAGAGGCCCCCCGCGTCGCCATCGGGGCCGGTGAGATGCAGCAGGTGGTCATCAACCTCGTGGTGAATGCCGTGCACGCGATGGAGCACAGCGGCACGATCTTCCTGACGCTGGACGCAGAGGACCGCAACGGCCGCCCGGGCGCGGCGCTCAGGGTGCGCGACACCGGGCCGGGCGTGCCGGAGAAGCTTCTCGACACGGTGTTCGACCCCTTCTTCACCACCAAGCAGGCAGAGGGCACGGGTCTGGGTCTGTCGATTTCGCAGACCCTGATCCAGCGCGCCGGGGGGCGGATCAGCTACCGCAACCCGCCGGAGGGCGGCGCGGAGTTCCTCGTCTGGCTTCCCGCCTCGGGCGAGACCTGA
- a CDS encoding DUF6494 family protein, producing the protein MSDDFNMSMRKFLKQVGVTSQQAIEEAMRDADTAGKSFPVKAVITIPELGLTHEVTGEIKGQE; encoded by the coding sequence ATGAGCGACGATTTCAACATGTCCATGCGCAAGTTCCTCAAGCAGGTCGGCGTGACCTCGCAACAGGCCATCGAAGAGGCGATGCGCGACGCCGACACCGCCGGAAAGTCCTTTCCGGTCAAGGCCGTCATCACAATCCCCGAGCTTGGCCTGACCCATGAGGTCACGGGCGAGATCAAGGGTCAGGAGTAA